A region from the Dendropsophus ebraccatus isolate aDenEbr1 chromosome 1, aDenEbr1.pat, whole genome shotgun sequence genome encodes:
- the TTLL12 gene encoding tubulin--tyrosine ligase-like protein 12 isoform X1, whose product MLRAPVPDSMAEPGSQQQQQDDSLTQFVALHQGALLASGVPKLYWPSLYRKLEEEIFDAGEMFGIMQVEEAEEEEEDEERIEIERELKKKPNPGNEPSFKVIVTNERGLSASDPNCIFLIDHAWTYRVDHARHQLVEVPGLLHRMANLMGIEFHGEVPDEDVVDMVLKDMWKYNQTYQLSHGTAEEKVPVWYIMDEFGSRIQHSDEPTFGTAPFFYIPQQLAYTILWPLRDMSNGEEVSRDYAYGVSDPLIRSCLLLPWQPLDVTHINHHTPEPSDAHYEAIFAENKESLPLPVEPTLHDKNKVFKVYTDMQQVLGGVNHPRFVFTNNEKEADILFNFSHIKDYKTLSMERPHVLLNQFPCENLLTVKDCLASISRRVGEAQGPKWLPRTFNLQTELPQFISYFKQREERGEDNHWICKPWNLARSLDTHVTTNLSYIIRQRESTPKVVSKYIENPVLFHRDDVGMVKFDIRYIVLLRSVRPLKLYAYNVFWLRFANRPFSLDDLDDYEKHFTVMNYASNVQLKQIHCDEFIPMFEKQYPDYPWKSIEAELFKSFGELFQAATSKPAPLGICDYQSSRAIYAIDLMLKWDTDSEGKRVMQPQILEVNFNPDCARACKYHPTFFNDIFSTLFLDETDNCHVTAIL is encoded by the exons ATGCTCAGAGCTCCAGTCCCAGACAGCATGGCCGAGCCCGgctcccagcagcagcagcaggatgacAGCCTCACGCAGTTTGTTGccctccaccagggggcactgCTGGCATCGGGGGTGCCCAAGTTATACTGGCCGAGCCTGTACCGCAAGCTGGAGGAGGAG ATCTTTGATGCTGGGGAGATGTTTGGGATAATGCAGGTGGAGGAggccgaggaggaagaggaagatgaaGAACGGATAGAAATCGAAAGAGAACTGAAAAAGAAACCAAACCCTGGGAACGAACCATCTTTCAAAGTAATTGTCACCAATGAGCGCGGGCTGAGCGCCTCTGACCCTAACTG cattttTCTCATTGACCACGCCTGGACCTACCGCGTGGACCATGCTCGGCACCAGCTGGTCGAAGTCCCTGGACTCCTCCATCGTATGGCCAACCTCATGGGCATCGAGTTTCATGGGGAAGTTCCAGATGAGGACGTGGTGGATATGGTTCTGAAGGACATGTGGAAGTATAACCAGACCTATCAGCTCTCTCATGGG ACCGCAGAGGAGAAGGTTCCGGTCTGGTATATAATGGACGAGTTTGGGTCCAGAATCCAGCACTCGGATGAGCCGACGTTTGGTACCGCTCCGTTTTTTTACATCCCACAACAGCTAGCATACACCATACTGTGGCCCCTGAGGGACATGAGCAATGGAG AGGAAGTTTCCCGGGATTATGCCTACGGAGTGAGCGACCCTTTGATACGGAGCTGTCTGCTGTTACCTTGGCAACCTCTGGATGTTACCCACATCAACCACCATACACCGGAGCCCTCTGATGCCCATTATGAG GCTATTTTTGCTGAGAATAAAGAGTCGCTGCCCCTTCCCGTGGAGCCTACACTACACGACAAGAATAAAGTCTTTAA AGTTTACACAGATATGCAGCAAGTCCTGGGCGGCGTGAACCATCCTCGGTTCGTATTCACAAACAATGAGAAAGAAGCCGATATCCTCTTCAACTTCTCCCACATCAAAGATTACAA GACCCTCAGCATGGAGAGACCTCACGTCCTTCTCAATCAGTTCCCGTGCGAGAATCTGTTGACGGTTAAGGATTGCTTGGCCTCGATCTCTCGAAGGGTCGGCGAAGCTCAAGGGCCAAAATGGCTGCCGCGCACTTTTAATCTGCAGACTGAACTCCCGCAGTTTATCAGCTACTTCAAACAACGCGAGGAGAG AGGAGAAGACAATCACTGGATCTGCAAGCCCTGGAACCTTGCCCGGAGTCTGGACACGCATGTCACAACCAACCTGTCTTATATCATACGTCAGCGGGAGAGCACGCCAAAG GTTGTGTCTAAGTACATAGAGAACCCAGTGCTCTTCCACCGGGATGATGTTGGGATGGTAAAATTTGACATCCGCTACATTGTGCTTCTCCGCTCTGTACGACCCCTCAAGCTCTATGCCTACAATGTCTTCTGGCTAAGATTTGCTAACAG GCCGTTCTCGCTCGATGACTTAGATGACTATGAGAAACACTTCACTGTCATGAACTACGCCTCCAATGTGCAGCTGAAGCAG ATTCACTGTGATGAATTTATTCCCATGTTTGAGAAGCAGTATCCCGATTATCCCTGGAAGTCTATAGAG GCCGAATTGTTTAAAAGCTTTGGAGAATTATTTCAAGCAGCAACATCCAAGCCGGCTCCTCTGGGCATCTGCGACTACCAGTCATCCCGAGCCATCTACGCCATAGACCTGATGCTGAAGTGGGACACCGATAGTGAAG GGAAGCGAGTGATGCAGCCGCAAATTCTAGAGGTGAACTTTAACCCCGACTGCGCCAGGGCCTGCAAGTACCACCCCACCTTCTTCAACGACATCTTCAGCACGCTGTTCTTAGACGAAACAGACAATTGCCACGTGACCGCCATCCTTTAA
- the TTLL12 gene encoding tubulin--tyrosine ligase-like protein 12 isoform X2, whose translation MFGIMQVEEAEEEEEDEERIEIERELKKKPNPGNEPSFKVIVTNERGLSASDPNCIFLIDHAWTYRVDHARHQLVEVPGLLHRMANLMGIEFHGEVPDEDVVDMVLKDMWKYNQTYQLSHGTAEEKVPVWYIMDEFGSRIQHSDEPTFGTAPFFYIPQQLAYTILWPLRDMSNGEEVSRDYAYGVSDPLIRSCLLLPWQPLDVTHINHHTPEPSDAHYEAIFAENKESLPLPVEPTLHDKNKVFKVYTDMQQVLGGVNHPRFVFTNNEKEADILFNFSHIKDYKTLSMERPHVLLNQFPCENLLTVKDCLASISRRVGEAQGPKWLPRTFNLQTELPQFISYFKQREERGEDNHWICKPWNLARSLDTHVTTNLSYIIRQRESTPKVVSKYIENPVLFHRDDVGMVKFDIRYIVLLRSVRPLKLYAYNVFWLRFANRPFSLDDLDDYEKHFTVMNYASNVQLKQIHCDEFIPMFEKQYPDYPWKSIEAELFKSFGELFQAATSKPAPLGICDYQSSRAIYAIDLMLKWDTDSEGKRVMQPQILEVNFNPDCARACKYHPTFFNDIFSTLFLDETDNCHVTAIL comes from the exons ATGTTTGGGATAATGCAGGTGGAGGAggccgaggaggaagaggaagatgaaGAACGGATAGAAATCGAAAGAGAACTGAAAAAGAAACCAAACCCTGGGAACGAACCATCTTTCAAAGTAATTGTCACCAATGAGCGCGGGCTGAGCGCCTCTGACCCTAACTG cattttTCTCATTGACCACGCCTGGACCTACCGCGTGGACCATGCTCGGCACCAGCTGGTCGAAGTCCCTGGACTCCTCCATCGTATGGCCAACCTCATGGGCATCGAGTTTCATGGGGAAGTTCCAGATGAGGACGTGGTGGATATGGTTCTGAAGGACATGTGGAAGTATAACCAGACCTATCAGCTCTCTCATGGG ACCGCAGAGGAGAAGGTTCCGGTCTGGTATATAATGGACGAGTTTGGGTCCAGAATCCAGCACTCGGATGAGCCGACGTTTGGTACCGCTCCGTTTTTTTACATCCCACAACAGCTAGCATACACCATACTGTGGCCCCTGAGGGACATGAGCAATGGAG AGGAAGTTTCCCGGGATTATGCCTACGGAGTGAGCGACCCTTTGATACGGAGCTGTCTGCTGTTACCTTGGCAACCTCTGGATGTTACCCACATCAACCACCATACACCGGAGCCCTCTGATGCCCATTATGAG GCTATTTTTGCTGAGAATAAAGAGTCGCTGCCCCTTCCCGTGGAGCCTACACTACACGACAAGAATAAAGTCTTTAA AGTTTACACAGATATGCAGCAAGTCCTGGGCGGCGTGAACCATCCTCGGTTCGTATTCACAAACAATGAGAAAGAAGCCGATATCCTCTTCAACTTCTCCCACATCAAAGATTACAA GACCCTCAGCATGGAGAGACCTCACGTCCTTCTCAATCAGTTCCCGTGCGAGAATCTGTTGACGGTTAAGGATTGCTTGGCCTCGATCTCTCGAAGGGTCGGCGAAGCTCAAGGGCCAAAATGGCTGCCGCGCACTTTTAATCTGCAGACTGAACTCCCGCAGTTTATCAGCTACTTCAAACAACGCGAGGAGAG AGGAGAAGACAATCACTGGATCTGCAAGCCCTGGAACCTTGCCCGGAGTCTGGACACGCATGTCACAACCAACCTGTCTTATATCATACGTCAGCGGGAGAGCACGCCAAAG GTTGTGTCTAAGTACATAGAGAACCCAGTGCTCTTCCACCGGGATGATGTTGGGATGGTAAAATTTGACATCCGCTACATTGTGCTTCTCCGCTCTGTACGACCCCTCAAGCTCTATGCCTACAATGTCTTCTGGCTAAGATTTGCTAACAG GCCGTTCTCGCTCGATGACTTAGATGACTATGAGAAACACTTCACTGTCATGAACTACGCCTCCAATGTGCAGCTGAAGCAG ATTCACTGTGATGAATTTATTCCCATGTTTGAGAAGCAGTATCCCGATTATCCCTGGAAGTCTATAGAG GCCGAATTGTTTAAAAGCTTTGGAGAATTATTTCAAGCAGCAACATCCAAGCCGGCTCCTCTGGGCATCTGCGACTACCAGTCATCCCGAGCCATCTACGCCATAGACCTGATGCTGAAGTGGGACACCGATAGTGAAG GGAAGCGAGTGATGCAGCCGCAAATTCTAGAGGTGAACTTTAACCCCGACTGCGCCAGGGCCTGCAAGTACCACCCCACCTTCTTCAACGACATCTTCAGCACGCTGTTCTTAGACGAAACAGACAATTGCCACGTGACCGCCATCCTTTAA